A section of the Arcobacter roscoffensis genome encodes:
- a CDS encoding TadE/TadG family type IV pilus assembly protein, producing MKSQTLKNKPNFKDAVVEQIILWIVIFISFVSILFFIIDYSNALKASENADSIANYTARMVALDETESDIADGINRIKGDYVQTVTTAGISCTEDTSDSSRQVIVNVSGTLPNNIILTGSNNINSKAVVYNESSEYKKECSLTLSFN from the coding sequence ATGAAAAGTCAAACTCTAAAAAATAAACCTAACTTCAAAGATGCAGTAGTTGAGCAAATCATTTTATGGATTGTGATATTTATATCTTTTGTAAGCATTTTATTTTTTATTATTGATTATTCAAATGCACTAAAAGCTAGTGAAAATGCAGATTCAATTGCTAATTATACAGCAAGGATGGTAGCACTAGATGAAACTGAAAGCGATATTGCTGATGGTATTAATAGAATCAAGGGTGATTATGTACAAACAGTTACAACAGCTGGTATTTCTTGTACAGAAGATACAAGTGATTCAAGTAGACAAGTAATAGTAAATGTATCTGGAACATTGCCAAATAATATTATTCTAACAGGAAGTAATAATATAAACTCAAAAGCAGTGGTTTATAATGAGAGTAGTGAATATAAAAAAGAGTGTAGTTTAACACTTAGCTTTAACTAG
- a CDS encoding type II secretion system F family protein, translated as MDKTLVVFILAPMLIAVTIIVVMLILQRKKQQKNIVLLSKLDNKAIIEEQKKGENKSNDSLNMQLIQAGITYKEYTEARLLFALIGIIIMGVLPFFFSFIVGVFSVIAGILCITFGGKFYLSIAKAERIEKIDRDLGIFLDLVNVILEAGGSLKNAFFEVSKRAHGIIDEELLKEISILEYEMTNYSTKVAYENLKNRVDSRQLDKIVDFLILSEETGIGVKNIFTMQSDDMRKEKFYKIKGKVNTLNMYLMLIIFLFVLPAFGAFIVFPIMGGTLTIGI; from the coding sequence ATGGATAAAACACTTGTTGTATTTATATTAGCACCAATGTTAATAGCAGTTACGATAATCGTAGTTATGCTAATTTTACAAAGAAAAAAGCAACAAAAAAATATAGTGCTTCTTTCAAAGTTAGATAATAAAGCAATTATTGAAGAGCAAAAAAAAGGTGAAAATAAAAGTAATGATAGTTTGAATATGCAATTGATTCAAGCGGGAATTACTTATAAAGAGTACACAGAAGCAAGATTGCTTTTTGCTTTGATTGGAATAATTATTATGGGAGTGTTACCATTTTTCTTCTCTTTTATAGTGGGTGTATTTAGTGTAATCGCAGGTATTTTATGTATTACATTTGGAGGTAAGTTTTACCTATCAATTGCAAAAGCAGAGAGAATCGAAAAAATAGATAGAGATTTAGGTATTTTTCTTGATTTAGTAAATGTAATTCTTGAAGCAGGGGGAAGTTTAAAAAATGCCTTTTTTGAAGTTTCGAAAAGAGCTCATGGAATAATTGATGAAGAGTTATTAAAAGAGATTTCTATTTTAGAATATGAAATGACAAACTACTCTACTAAAGTTGCATATGAAAATCTTAAAAATAGGGTTGATAGTAGACAACTTGACAAGATAGTTGATTTTTTAATACTTAGTGAAGAAACAGGTATTGGAGTGAAAAATATTTTTACAATGCAATCAGATGATATGAGAAAAGAGAAATTCTATAAAATAAAAGGGAAGGTTAATACTTTAAATATGTATTTAATGCTGATTATTTTCCTTTTTGTTTTACCAGCATTTGGAGCATTTATTGTTTTCCCTATTATGGGTGGGACATTAACAATTGGAATATAA
- a CDS encoding COG3400 family protein: MKKILIILDGIVAKKLMHRIVEANTNENAYDVIYMSDLILPVQKPSNFTFYKFDPTSKSKLSMVLDKNIHTEVLIALNSKDEMISVIKNIREHKQNLQMNVLDYWGLEVDDPYVNVYKGIEVLANGMVERLPNIPVVAQNIGLKQGEIMEIRIPFGSSYAYRYIGSIEQKKWKIFALYRNQQLLTIKPSLVLKPNDVILVVGKPYVLMQVFNAIGKNQGQFPMPFGHNIYLYLDLYLQKEESVRKAILEAKFLNQRLKNRKLIVRITRPTTVGIMNFIKDELRHFPTITLIIDYGNTGIFKILREDFRKYDIGMIILTQEMFKNKEAISKLIDFKVPIFKLGNEKLKSVKSTVVVLNDTPSYEQISPMVFDVASQIKTKTKIFDLDPIGEEEDKSNLLDHFENLAKIFNEKVEIISSTENPIRKLKKQKNMLQILPLKKEMFKKRFSIKFFYTNTDYISFDMNQYNQLLIPVVEEQN, from the coding sequence ATGAAAAAGATATTGATAATTTTAGATGGTATTGTTGCTAAGAAGCTGATGCATAGAATTGTTGAGGCTAACACTAATGAAAATGCATATGATGTGATTTACATGAGTGATTTGATATTACCTGTTCAAAAACCTTCAAACTTTACTTTTTATAAATTTGATCCAACTTCAAAATCTAAACTATCTATGGTTTTAGATAAGAATATTCACACAGAAGTTTTAATAGCACTTAACTCAAAAGATGAGATGATAAGTGTAATAAAAAATATTAGAGAACATAAACAAAATCTTCAAATGAATGTACTTGATTATTGGGGTTTAGAGGTTGATGATCCTTATGTAAATGTTTATAAAGGTATTGAGGTTTTAGCAAATGGAATGGTTGAAAGACTTCCAAATATTCCTGTAGTTGCCCAAAATATTGGTCTTAAACAAGGTGAAATTATGGAAATCAGAATTCCATTTGGTAGTTCATATGCTTATAGATATATAGGTTCGATTGAACAAAAAAAATGGAAGATTTTTGCCTTATATAGAAACCAACAACTTCTTACTATTAAACCCTCACTTGTACTAAAACCAAACGACGTAATTTTAGTAGTTGGTAAGCCTTATGTTTTAATGCAAGTATTTAATGCAATCGGAAAAAATCAAGGGCAGTTTCCTATGCCTTTTGGTCATAACATCTATTTATATTTAGATTTATATTTGCAAAAAGAAGAGAGCGTAAGAAAAGCTATTTTAGAAGCTAAGTTTTTAAATCAAAGACTAAAAAATAGAAAATTAATAGTAAGAATTACTAGACCAACTACTGTTGGTATTATGAATTTTATAAAAGATGAACTAAGGCATTTCCCTACAATTACACTAATAATTGATTATGGAAATACAGGAATCTTTAAAATACTAAGAGAAGACTTTAGAAAATACGACATAGGTATGATTATTTTAACTCAAGAGATGTTTAAAAATAAAGAGGCTATTTCAAAACTAATTGATTTTAAAGTACCTATTTTTAAATTAGGAAATGAAAAACTAAAATCTGTAAAAAGCACAGTTGTAGTTTTAAATGATACACCATCTTATGAACAAATATCTCCTATGGTTTTTGATGTTGCAAGTCAGATAAAAACAAAAACTAAAATTTTTGATTTAGATCCAATTGGTGAAGAAGAAGATAAATCAAATCTTTTAGATCACTTTGAGAATCTTGCAAAAATCTTTAATGAAAAAGTAGAGATTATTTCAAGTACTGAAAATCCAATAAGAAAATTAAAAAAGCAAAAAAATATGCTTCAAATTTTACCATTGAAAAAAGAGATGTTTAAAAAAAGATTTTCTATTAAGTTTTTTTATACAAATACAGATTATATCTCTTTTGATATGAATCAATATAATCAACTTCTAATTCCAGTAGTTGAAGAGCAAAATTAA
- a CDS encoding succinyldiaminopimelate transaminase: protein MNFEKYPFERLNELLADVVPNEEYELSALTIGEPKFETPGFIQKTLKETTASLKKYPASGGLPELKQAMVNFVKERFNVDIKQSEVIPTFGTREALFNFPQFALFDKKDPVIAFTNPFYQIYEGAAIASRAEVIHIDLTKENDFKAQLSDEELKRCDLVILNYPNNPTSAEMTKEELGLWVKKALEFDFILINDECYSEIYFDEDDKPASLLEASIEVGNTSFKNVLVMNSISKRSSAPGLRSGFVAGDEEILKAYMKYRTYVGCASPVPLQITAAVAWNNKEHVDEFRAVYKENFQLAKEILGINPPKATFYIWLEVKDELEFTKELYKQKHIKVLPGSFLGRNGIGKGYVRIALVENAQKTKEVLTRLKDFIDGQK, encoded by the coding sequence ATGAATTTTGAAAAATACCCTTTTGAAAGGTTAAATGAACTATTAGCTGATGTAGTTCCTAATGAAGAATATGAGTTATCAGCTTTAACTATAGGTGAGCCAAAATTTGAAACACCTGGTTTTATTCAAAAAACTTTAAAGGAAACAACTGCTTCTTTAAAGAAGTATCCTGCAAGTGGAGGTTTACCTGAGTTAAAACAAGCAATGGTAAATTTTGTAAAAGAAAGATTTAATGTTGATATTAAACAAAGTGAAGTAATTCCTACTTTTGGTACAAGAGAAGCACTTTTTAACTTTCCTCAATTTGCTCTTTTTGATAAAAAAGATCCTGTTATTGCTTTTACTAATCCTTTTTATCAAATTTATGAAGGTGCAGCGATTGCTAGTAGAGCTGAAGTTATTCACATAGATTTAACAAAAGAAAATGATTTTAAAGCACAGCTTAGTGATGAAGAACTTAAAAGATGTGATTTAGTAATTTTAAACTATCCAAATAATCCAACATCTGCTGAAATGACAAAAGAAGAACTAGGTCTTTGGGTTAAAAAAGCTTTAGAGTTTGATTTTATTTTAATAAATGATGAGTGTTATTCAGAGATTTATTTTGATGAAGATGATAAACCAGCATCACTTTTAGAAGCAAGTATAGAAGTTGGAAACACTAGTTTTAAAAATGTACTTGTAATGAACTCTATTTCAAAAAGAAGTTCAGCTCCAGGTCTTAGATCAGGTTTTGTAGCAGGTGATGAAGAGATTCTAAAAGCTTATATGAAATATAGAACTTATGTTGGATGTGCTTCACCTGTGCCTTTACAAATAACTGCTGCAGTTGCTTGGAATAATAAAGAGCACGTAGATGAGTTTAGAGCAGTTTATAAAGAAAACTTTCAATTAGCAAAAGAAATTTTAGGAATAAATCCTCCAAAAGCAACTTTTTATATCTGGCTTGAAGTAAAAGATGAACTAGAATTTACAAAAGAGCTTTATAAACAAAAACATATAAAAGTTTTACCAGGAAGTTTCCTAGGAAGAAATGGTATTGGTAAAGGATATGTAAGAATTGCATTAGTTGAAAATGCACAAAAAACTAAAGAGGTATTAACTAGATTAAAGGATTTTATTGATGGACAAAAATGA
- a CDS encoding TolC family protein → MKLLLVFMLSISFLYSKELKSITLEEAIQIALENNKRNKVSKLALEVANAQYNQALSANYPTINAMLVGIRKDESPIYQQRGSFTLSSELTKTLALANTLKESNAVVRQAQQTAIANTPASAFPAGSISADLDTTSYGRDTVKGSINLQYPVYTGGKISAIIEQAKLNKQIAFNAMKREEESVVFDTKKYFYGYVLTNELHKIAKDSYERMQFISDLTKKFYESGESLTVKKTDYLSVQVTVTLIESIVSKLEANKNLVKSALINSMGLSWDSDVNISYTSRLVPPNYTLAKLVEKAYSSNKDINEIDIALKITREQIKEKKAGHYPTLAFMGEVSRTYNSYEYGFLNEDQRNRWNIGFAANLPLFDGFKTTSEVEEKIAEKKKMYLIKDMLKDAVAMQVKNELTNALIGFKQIKTLKKAKKLAKDSRELNIRAYQIEAVEPKDVVQAQYIEAYVKADYLKYVHDYLISLAKIDKLVGKELK, encoded by the coding sequence ATGAAATTACTTTTAGTTTTCATGCTAAGTATTAGTTTTTTATACTCAAAAGAATTAAAATCAATCACACTAGAAGAAGCTATTCAAATAGCTTTAGAAAACAATAAAAGAAATAAGGTTTCAAAACTAGCTTTAGAAGTTGCAAATGCTCAATACAATCAAGCATTAAGTGCAAACTATCCAACTATAAATGCTATGTTAGTGGGTATTAGAAAAGATGAAAGTCCTATTTATCAGCAAAGAGGTAGTTTTACTCTTTCATCAGAATTAACTAAGACTTTGGCTTTAGCTAATACTTTAAAAGAATCTAATGCAGTGGTAAGACAAGCACAACAAACTGCAATTGCAAATACTCCTGCAAGTGCTTTCCCTGCTGGAAGCATTAGTGCAGACTTAGATACAACAAGTTACGGTAGAGATACAGTAAAAGGCTCAATAAACCTACAATACCCAGTCTATACAGGTGGAAAAATCTCAGCTATTATAGAGCAAGCAAAACTAAATAAGCAAATTGCTTTTAATGCTATGAAAAGAGAAGAAGAAAGCGTAGTATTTGATACTAAGAAGTATTTCTATGGTTATGTTCTAACAAATGAATTACATAAAATCGCAAAAGACTCTTATGAGAGAATGCAATTTATTTCTGATTTAACAAAAAAGTTTTATGAAAGTGGTGAGTCTTTAACTGTTAAAAAGACAGATTATTTATCAGTTCAAGTTACAGTTACATTAATAGAATCAATAGTTTCAAAACTTGAAGCAAATAAAAATCTTGTAAAATCTGCACTTATAAACTCAATGGGTTTATCATGGGATAGTGATGTAAATATCTCTTATACAAGCAGACTTGTTCCTCCAAACTATACTCTTGCAAAATTAGTTGAAAAAGCATACTCTTCAAATAAAGATATAAATGAAATAGATATAGCCTTAAAAATAACAAGAGAGCAAATAAAAGAGAAAAAAGCAGGTCATTATCCAACTCTTGCTTTTATGGGTGAGGTTTCAAGAACTTATAATTCATATGAGTATGGTTTTTTAAATGAAGACCAAAGAAATAGATGGAATATAGGTTTTGCAGCAAACTTACCATTATTTGATGGCTTTAAAACTACAAGTGAAGTTGAAGAAAAAATTGCTGAAAAAAAGAAAATGTATCTAATAAAAGATATGTTAAAAGATGCTGTTGCTATGCAAGTAAAAAATGAGTTAACAAATGCACTGATTGGTTTTAAACAAATCAAAACACTTAAAAAAGCAAAAAAACTTGCTAAAGACAGTAGAGAATTAAATATAAGAGCTTATCAAATAGAAGCAGTTGAGCCAAAAGATGTAGTTCAAGCTCAATACATAGAAGCCTATGTAAAAGCAGATTATTTAAAGTATGTACATGATTATTTAATCTCATTAGCAAAAATAGATAAATTAGTAGGAAAAGAGTTAAAATAA
- the tgt gene encoding tRNA guanosine(34) transglycosylase Tgt: MQFKIDATQNKARACTIKTAHSTIETPVFMPVGTQATVKAMDANDLLSMGAKIILGNTYHLYLRPGSKIIKKLGGLHGFSKFPNSFLTDSGGFQAFSLSDNSKPDDNGIMFKSHIDGSKHYFTPQSVLDTQYDLGSDIMMILDDLVALPNTSERIKESIERTTKWAKEAITYHKSQQEKGIGVDQNIFAIIQGGTDKEFRKLSAEQLCSLTDYDGYAIGGLSVGEPNQDMYDTVEWTTQFMPEDKPRYLMGVGLPEDLIENIHRGVDMFDCVMPTRNARNGTLFTSFGRMNIRKAEFKEDPRPIDEECDCYACQNFTRAYLNHLYRAGEMTYFRLASIHNIHYYLNLMKQARAAILENRWDEFRAEFYEKRAK; the protein is encoded by the coding sequence ATGCAATTTAAAATCGATGCAACACAAAATAAAGCTAGGGCTTGTACTATAAAAACAGCCCATAGTACTATTGAAACACCTGTATTTATGCCAGTAGGAACTCAAGCAACTGTAAAAGCTATGGATGCAAATGACCTACTTAGTATGGGTGCAAAAATTATACTTGGAAATACATACCATTTATATTTAAGACCAGGAAGTAAAATCATCAAAAAACTTGGTGGACTTCATGGTTTCTCAAAATTTCCAAACTCATTTCTTACAGATAGTGGAGGATTTCAAGCCTTTTCACTAAGTGACAACTCAAAACCTGATGATAATGGTATTATGTTTAAATCACATATTGATGGAAGTAAACACTACTTTACACCGCAAAGTGTACTTGATACACAATATGATTTAGGTAGTGATATTATGATGATTTTAGATGATTTAGTTGCTCTTCCAAATACTAGTGAGAGAATTAAAGAATCAATTGAAAGAACAACAAAGTGGGCAAAAGAAGCTATAACTTACCATAAAAGCCAACAAGAAAAAGGTATAGGTGTTGATCAAAATATCTTTGCAATTATTCAAGGTGGAACAGATAAAGAGTTTAGAAAATTAAGTGCCGAGCAGTTATGTTCTTTAACTGATTATGATGGATATGCTATTGGTGGATTAAGTGTAGGTGAACCAAACCAAGATATGTATGATACAGTTGAGTGGACAACACAGTTTATGCCAGAAGATAAACCAAGATACCTTATGGGTGTTGGACTTCCTGAGGACTTAATAGAAAACATCCATAGAGGTGTTGATATGTTTGATTGTGTTATGCCTACTAGAAATGCAAGAAATGGTACTTTATTTACATCATTTGGAAGAATGAATATAAGAAAAGCTGAATTTAAAGAAGACCCTAGACCTATAGATGAAGAGTGTGATTGTTATGCTTGTCAAAACTTCACAAGAGCATACTTAAATCATCTTTATAGAGCAGGTGAAATGACATACTTTAGACTTGCATCAATTCACAATATTCACTACTATTTAAATCTTATGAAACAAGCAAGAGCTGCTATTTTAGAGAATAGATGGGATGAATTTAGAGCTGAGTTTTATGAAAAAAGAGCTAAATAA
- a CDS encoding type II and III secretion system protein, producing the protein MKVILKSLFILCIFLSLGNTNELISTNLHDKNISVSKGSFKVFEFKKMIKNIKVSDESMIDVDFLENHEKPLQAIKVFTKKLGNGNILVTFYDSSSLHININITENLNTIVEVAHIISPKLKVKQTNGKVILSGSVKNQKQKDKILDLFKKAGINLETDLVDLATLENPDKMVRIKLYAVEVNNDKGLDLKNNWFVSSKNYMEVITDDGKYYNEALNSYSAGYKVNNYKEVVDNNGNTTVVPDTWTSIDSSKRSLVNNQRNTLVNGAIDNLMKDAVSLTGGLTGAANYLGKYFNAGLTLNYLSSKGVAEVLDETTLLTLENQEADFLAGGTLNIRTQTTTSQGVPATELKEIKYGLQLNIKAKNIVDERFIKLNIITKSSAADFANTVDGIPNITEKSITTNVVVANKSTIVLGGLINRKNASDIEKIPLLGDIPVLGFLFTSKAFKEGKSELVFFITPEIVDPKANNQQQEFLQKTTFTKAIDEKFESDKKAVQKEKNKSFNNKENTKEDSQSLHEQRVKEILGY; encoded by the coding sequence ATGAAAGTAATATTAAAAAGTTTATTTATTTTATGTATATTTTTAAGTCTAGGAAATACCAACGAGCTTATAAGTACAAATCTACATGATAAAAATATATCAGTAAGTAAGGGTTCATTTAAAGTCTTTGAGTTCAAAAAGATGATTAAGAATATAAAAGTAAGTGATGAGTCTATGATAGATGTAGACTTTTTAGAAAATCATGAAAAACCATTGCAAGCTATAAAAGTGTTTACTAAAAAGCTTGGAAATGGAAATATCCTAGTTACTTTTTATGATTCAAGTTCATTACATATAAATATAAATATCACTGAGAATTTAAACACTATAGTTGAAGTTGCACATATAATAAGTCCTAAATTAAAAGTAAAACAAACTAATGGAAAAGTAATTTTAAGTGGAAGTGTAAAGAACCAAAAACAAAAAGACAAGATTTTAGATTTATTTAAAAAAGCAGGTATAAATCTAGAAACAGATTTGGTAGATTTAGCAACACTTGAAAATCCAGATAAGATGGTAAGAATAAAGCTTTATGCTGTTGAAGTAAATAATGATAAAGGGCTTGATTTAAAGAATAATTGGTTTGTATCAAGCAAGAACTATATGGAAGTTATTACAGATGATGGGAAATATTACAATGAAGCTTTAAACTCGTATAGTGCAGGTTATAAAGTAAATAATTATAAGGAAGTAGTTGACAATAATGGTAATACAACAGTTGTTCCTGATACTTGGACTTCAATTGATAGTAGTAAAAGAAGTTTAGTTAATAATCAAAGAAATACATTAGTAAATGGAGCTATTGATAATCTTATGAAAGATGCAGTATCCCTAACAGGTGGCTTAACTGGTGCTGCAAACTATCTTGGTAAATATTTTAATGCAGGTCTTACTTTAAACTACTTATCTTCAAAAGGTGTAGCTGAGGTTTTAGATGAAACAACACTTTTAACATTAGAAAATCAAGAAGCAGACTTTTTAGCAGGGGGTACTTTAAATATTAGAACTCAAACTACAACTTCTCAGGGTGTTCCTGCAACAGAGTTAAAAGAGATAAAGTATGGTTTACAACTAAACATAAAAGCTAAAAATATTGTAGATGAAAGATTTATAAAACTAAATATAATTACTAAATCAAGTGCTGCAGATTTTGCAAATACAGTTGATGGAATACCTAATATTACAGAAAAATCAATTACTACAAATGTAGTAGTAGCAAATAAATCAACTATAGTTTTAGGTGGTTTAATAAATAGAAAAAATGCAAGTGATATAGAAAAAATACCATTACTTGGGGATATTCCAGTATTAGGCTTTTTATTTACAAGTAAAGCTTTTAAAGAGGGGAAAAGTGAATTAGTATTTTTCATCACACCTGAAATAGTTGATCCAAAAGCAAACAATCAACAACAAGAGTTCTTACAAAAAACTACATTTACAAAAGCTATAGATGAAAAATTTGAAAGTGATAAAAAAGCAGTACAAAAAGAGAAAAACAAAAGTTTCAATAACAAAGAAAATACAAAAGAAGACTCTCAAAGCTTACATGAGCAAAGAGTAAAAGAGATTTTAGGATATTAA
- a CDS encoding ATP-binding protein yields the protein MITIIFAVIGVSLQKKAVLELMQSEAKSLAQSITFVISKSLLIDDDSSIIDFNKQYIKKADKVKNVIISKSNEKDYFIIRKESWEHKQEISETFTKMQKKTPISSMVHSPFLNEEVFHYVYPMEISGITWGWLHISLDLKKYYEKLEHLYAQYLVLFFSFTFLAFVISFYIARTFVRPIVELNKTVSQVSSDNLDVIKVDNVSNDEVGELTKAFNSMISQLSTSQKSLKKYQADLEKRVQERTADLEKANKSLNEKSEQLEELNKNLDTKVKKEIEKRKEQEQMLLQQSRLAAMGEMVGNIAHQWRQPLNALGIIIQNIDLSYKIGKLNEEFMKKSIDESLDLTTMMSKTIDDFRNFFIPNKKKENFLLHESLNSSLELIGSTFKNYNISVKRDIDKGLEVFGFPNEFAQALLNILSNAKDALIEKRVAKPEVCVKLKKHEDMGKIFISDNAGGIDEEVMLKIFEPYFTTKEQGKGTGIGLYMSKMIIEQNMKGKIYAKNIDKGVSFIIEIPLKQKDEEKLLN from the coding sequence TTGATTACTATTATTTTTGCTGTAATTGGAGTGTCTTTACAGAAAAAAGCAGTATTAGAACTTATGCAGTCAGAAGCAAAAAGTTTAGCTCAATCTATTACTTTTGTAATTTCTAAATCTTTATTAATTGATGATGACTCCTCAATTATTGATTTTAATAAACAATATATAAAAAAAGCAGACAAAGTAAAAAATGTAATAATCTCAAAATCTAATGAAAAAGATTACTTCATAATTAGAAAAGAGTCTTGGGAACATAAACAAGAAATTAGTGAAACTTTTACTAAAATGCAAAAGAAAACGCCTATAAGTTCTATGGTTCATTCACCATTTTTAAATGAAGAAGTTTTTCACTATGTATATCCAATGGAAATATCAGGTATTACTTGGGGCTGGCTTCATATTAGTTTAGATTTAAAGAAATATTATGAAAAGTTAGAGCATCTTTATGCTCAGTATTTAGTGTTATTTTTCTCTTTTACATTTTTAGCTTTTGTAATTTCTTTTTATATAGCAAGAACTTTCGTTCGACCTATTGTTGAACTTAATAAAACAGTATCTCAAGTAAGTTCTGATAATTTAGATGTTATAAAAGTTGATAATGTTAGCAATGATGAGGTAGGAGAGTTAACTAAAGCTTTTAATTCTATGATTTCACAGCTTAGTACATCTCAAAAAAGTCTTAAAAAATATCAAGCAGATTTAGAAAAAAGAGTACAAGAAAGAACAGCAGATTTAGAAAAAGCAAATAAAAGTCTAAATGAAAAATCAGAACAACTAGAAGAGTTAAATAAAAACCTTGATACAAAAGTAAAAAAAGAGATTGAGAAAAGAAAAGAGCAAGAACAGATGCTTTTACAACAATCAAGACTTGCTGCAATGGGTGAAATGGTAGGAAATATTGCCCATCAATGGAGACAGCCTTTAAATGCTTTGGGAATTATTATTCAAAATATTGATTTATCTTATAAAATAGGAAAACTAAATGAAGAGTTTATGAAAAAATCAATTGATGAGTCTTTAGATTTAACTACTATGATGTCAAAAACTATTGATGATTTTAGAAACTTCTTTATTCCAAATAAGAAAAAAGAGAATTTTTTACTTCATGAGAGTTTAAATAGCTCATTGGAACTAATTGGTTCTACATTTAAAAACTATAATATTAGTGTGAAAAGAGATATTGACAAAGGCTTAGAGGTTTTTGGTTTTCCAAATGAGTTTGCTCAAGCTTTACTAAATATTTTGTCAAATGCAAAAGATGCTTTAATCGAAAAAAGAGTTGCAAAACCTGAAGTTTGTGTGAAGCTAAAAAAGCATGAAGATATGGGAAAAATATTTATAAGTGATAATGCTGGTGGAATAGACGAAGAAGTTATGCTTAAAATATTTGAACCATATTTCACTACAAAAGAGCAAGGAAAGGGTACTGGAATTGGTCTTTATATGTCAAAAATGATTATTGAACAAAATATGAAAGGTAAAATTTACGCTAAAAATATAGATAAGGGCGTGAGCTTTATTATTGAAATACCTTTAAAACAAAAAGATGAAGAAAAATTACTTAACTAG
- a CDS encoding response regulator, producing the protein MINEQMLKDITVLYVEDDNAIQQNTIVTLELVNAKIIPAVDGMDGLEKFKANEEEIDIIVTDLSMPNMDGLEMIEEIKKINRDVPVLITTAHQDISYLKQAIELGVTSYIIKPIDIRNIIKSISKAIEPVNERKELLLKIKTLKEENESLKKQLEEKISR; encoded by the coding sequence ATGATAAATGAACAAATGCTAAAAGACATAACAGTATTATATGTAGAAGATGACAATGCCATACAACAAAACACTATAGTAACATTAGAACTTGTAAATGCCAAAATTATCCCAGCAGTTGATGGAATGGATGGTTTAGAAAAATTTAAAGCCAATGAAGAAGAGATTGATATTATAGTAACTGATCTTTCTATGCCTAATATGGATGGTTTAGAAATGATTGAGGAGATAAAAAAAATCAATAGAGATGTGCCAGTCTTAATCACAACCGCTCACCAAGATATAAGCTACTTAAAACAGGCAATAGAACTTGGTGTTACCTCTTATATAATCAAACCCATTGATATTAGAAATATTATTAAATCAATTTCAAAAGCCATTGAGCCTGTAAATGAAAGAAAAGAATTACTTCTAAAAATCAAAACTCTAAAAGAAGAGAATGAGAGTTTAAAAAAACAACTAGAAGAAAAAATATCAAGATAA